A stretch of DNA from Gottschalkia acidurici 9a:
TATAAGACTCCTGTGCTTTTTTTCTTTTTCGTCTATCTTTTGACTGGATAAATGGAGTCATCTGGCTTAAGTTCCTTTCCTCCCCTTCAAATTTAATTTTAGCAGAAGCAATAAGTTTATCATACTCTGTTACTAGCTTATTCTCTTTAACTAAATCTTCTATTATTTCCTCTGAAAAAGTCTTTAGTTTGAGCTCTGCTAATTTAAATAATTGACTTCCCCATTCTCTTTGTAACCTTCTTCTGAATTTTGAATTGACTAATGCTTTATAGTACTTTGAAATAAGACCTTCATACTTAGGAATATTTTCATCAATAAAATTTTGCTCTTTTTCATAAAATTCATCTTCTGTATTAATGGAATGTCTGATATACACTAAGCTAGTCATAGTATCTACTGTATCTCTTATCTTATTTATTTCTTCTACAACCATGCTTTGTTCTCTAAAAGATCTTGATTTAGAAAACCTATTAAGTAAGTGATTAAATTCTTTACTTATTTCATCTAAATTAGGTCTAACATACTCATAATCTTTAAACTTTGTCATAATGATACCTCCTTATATTCAGCATATATTTTCTAACACAAGCTTCTGGCTAAACCTAGTAGCCTTAGTCCTAGTCCTATCTGATTTTTACCATCTTCGAGCAATATTAATAATACTTCTTACCTCTCTTCTTTATATCTTAGTGTATTTCCTCTTATAACCTTAATTTGTTTCAAGATTCATTATCTCATTAAGTTTATATTCTCCTTGAGCTTTTAGTCTAGATCTTTCTTCCAGTGTACTTATTATTTAGTTAGCTAAAAAGACTAATCAAGATGACATTATTGTTCGCCATAAAATTTTGGGAATATAATTAATTCTAAGTACATCAAATAAAATAACGCCTAATTCTCCTGCACTTATTACTGATGCTATAAAGGATAGCTAGACTAGGAATAATCCTTAGCAAATTAAATAAGTTCATTATGTAATTAGATATTTTTGAAGTCTTAAAGCATATAATCTCTAACGGTATAGATATTAAAATTCCTATAAGAATTGCTACTATACTGATTGAAATGTGATTTATAACCGCTCCATAGTATTTATCAATATTTTCTAATAGATATTTAATAACAGAATCTACCATAACATCTATTCTTTCTTAAGATTAAATCTTTAATAGACAATACAATAATTACACTGTAAACATATGCTAATATCCATATTATTTTAATTAATTCTCTGATAATAAATATATATTTCTCTAATAGTAACTACAGTTAAGTAAAGTTATTATAAATATACTCTATATGTCTTCAGATAAAAGAAAAAGGAATCTCTTTCATATGAGATTCCTTTTTCCTCTTTGTAATATATAATACTCTTTAAATATCTAAATAATTACTTAATAGATTCTGCTATCTTTATTAGTTCACTCTTTGTAACTTCTCCTCTTCCACTTATCCCGTAAATTACACCATTATATTCCCAGTCAATATTTCTATTATCCATCAGTATAGCGTCTACATCATTAATTTTTATCTTTTCTATTTTTCCATCTGTTCCATCTACATATCCTGTTTCTTCATCAGCAAATCTTTGTTGCATAAATATTTCTTTTTTCCCATCTTTAAAATATAGATCAATATACTTAGTACCCTTTACAACCCCATCCGCATTTTTATAAAACTCTGCCCTATCAAACTCATATCCTTCTGGTAAATAACTTGGAAGTATAACATTAAAGCAAGTGTACTTATTTAATTCATCAGAGTTTTTAACTACTAATGTCGTTTCTTTTCTTTCTTTCTCATATTCAGCTACAGTAGTAATAGTACCACCTGACATATCTTCAATTTCTTCACCATCAGATGTATAGTATTTTCCTTTATATTTTTTTGAAAATTCCTTTACTTCATTTCCATCTTCATCAAAAATCTTTCCTTTTAACTCTGATGGCACAACAAATGACTCTTGTTTAGATGCCTCTTCTTGTATAGCTGCTATATGACCTAAAGATATTTTCTTTATCACTTTTCCCATTAGATCCTGACCAAATGATGTCTGAGTTAAAGAAACACTTACTACACATACTAATGTGATTGACGCCGCTATAGTAGTTAAACGTTTTGATTTTCTTGAACTTTTCATAATATTATCTCCCTTGTATTCATTTATATTTTTTAGAGCTTTATTAAACACAGCCTCTTTATTACTATCTTTACTAAAATCATTATCTACTAATTTCTTTCCTAGTTCTAAAAGTTCATTATATTCTTCAGATTTTAATTGACTTTCATTTTTTGTTCCATTAAGATAGGTGTCCATATCTATAGAAAACCTATCTTCTATACTTTTTTTATTCATACCTATCCCTCTCTTTCTATTTCTTTTTTTAGCTTTTTCATTGACCTATAAATTATCACACCAACATTACTTTCAGTGATATGTAATATGTCTGCAATTTCTTTATTTTTTAACTCTGCACCAAATTTAAGTGCTACTATATTTCTATCTCTCTCATCTAAAGTATTTAAAGCTTCCAAAAGTTCATCTTTTGTATCTAGGCCTACCATGATGTCTTCTGGTGTTTTCTTTCTCGATACTAGCTCCTTAATTGCATCTATAGAAAATAAATTATGTTTTTTTATACTCCTAAAATAGTCATTTATCGCATTTCTAGCTATGGCAAACACCCATACTTCAAATGGTGATTTCTTATCAGAGTAAGTGTGTTTTTTTATTATAATTTTTTCAAATACTTTACTTGTCAAGTCTTCTGCTGTGTAATGACAATTAACTCGATAGTATATATAGTTGTAAACCCTTTTATAATAAACTTCAAATATATAAGTAAAATCTTCTTGTTTAACATGTCCTTGGACGTCTAGAACTTTTTCTTTATTTAAATTGTTAAATAGAGTAGCTTGATGCATACCTCAACATTCCTCCTTTCTTCACTTTCACTTAGCTAAGCATCTTCATATGTTAATACGTATAACTTTTCATTTCATTACATGTTTTCATAAAATTTTTTATATTTTTATAATTAATTATAAAAATGAATTAACCCTCTAAATTAATTCGTTGTGCTAGTTGATTTTTTATATTGAAATTACTTGTTTTAAATCACCAAGTTATTTATTTATTCTTTCTTTAAATTTATCAAGACATCACCATTGCAAGGATTACTATCAATTATGATACGGCCCTCCGTACTCTTTATAAAACAGTTTTTTTCAATAAGCATCCATTTGCTCTTCATGTTTTTCAATATTTCCCCCTTTTATTTAATTTAATCTTGACATTTTCCATTTACAACTGTAAACTATACTTAAGATTTACACATGTAAATTTTATTGTATGGAGGTATTCTACTATGAGTAATAATTTTCAAATATCCGAATCTGAATTAGAAGTTATGAAGCTTCTTTGGGAAAGTAGTCCTTTATCTGCTAATGAAATAATTTCTTCTTTATCAGATAGAATGAACTGGTCACATCAAACTATAAAAACTTTTATAAATAGACTTCTAAATAAACAAGTAATATCATTTGAGAAGTCTGGTAGAAGTTATCTTTACTATCCTTTAGTTTCTTATGATCAGTATGTAAAATCAGAAAATAAATCTTTTCTTGAAAAAGTCTATAATGGAGCTGTTAGTATGCTTTTTTCGAAATTTTTAGAAGATGAGAAACTATCAGAAAAAGAAATTGAAAGACTCCAGAAAATTTTAGAAGAGAAAAAAAGTGAACTAGAAGAATAATTTAAAAGGAAGTATTTATATGAACATACTTGAAAAGGCTTTACTATGGGTTTTATACTCTTCGCTTATAGCTACTATTATGACAATATTTATATTAGCTATAAAAAAGCTCTTTAAAAATTATCTTAGTCCTAGGCTTCAGCATGTTTTATGGTTTCTGATATTAATAAGACTTCTACTTCCAATATCTATTGGAAGTCCTTTAGACTTAATAGATATTGTATCAGAAAGCTATAAAAACATAATAGATTATGAAAAATCTGATTTATCTCAATCTTTAACTTCTAATGATAGTTTTAAAAAAGATATTAAAGGAGATAGAGCTGATATCATATCTAGATTAAATGATAATAGTGAAGCCAATACCAAGAAGATGTATGAAGAAGACACTTTAAAGAGTAAATTCTTAAAAATAGAAAAACTATTATATGAATTTAAGGAACAAGAAAAAGATTCTATCGAAAAAATAATAAAAATATCTTCATATATATGGATTATTGGATTTAACACTATATCTATATTTGTTCTTTCAATTACTTTAAAATTTAAGAACAATACAAGAGAATTTTATAAAGTTAATAATCCACATATTGAGCATATATTAGAAATATCTAAGGACAAGTTAGACCTAAGTAAAAATATTTCTATTTATTGTAATAGTGAATTTAAAAGTCCCTTTATATATGGAGTTCTAAATCCCAGAATTTATATTCCTAAATATGTTTTAGATATGTCTACAGATCAAGAGTTGCTACATATTATTTTACACGAGCTTGCTCATTACAAAAGAAAAGATTTACTATCTAACTTACTTTCTATATTAGCTATATCTTT
This window harbors:
- a CDS encoding DUF4367 domain-containing protein — translated: MNKKSIEDRFSIDMDTYLNGTKNESQLKSEEYNELLELGKKLVDNDFSKDSNKEAVFNKALKNINEYKGDNIMKSSRKSKRLTTIAASITLVCVVSVSLTQTSFGQDLMGKVIKKISLGHIAAIQEEASKQESFVVPSELKGKIFDEDGNEVKEFSKKYKGKYYTSDGEEIEDMSGGTITTVAEYEKERKETTLVVKNSDELNKYTCFNVILPSYLPEGYEFDRAEFYKNADGVVKGTKYIDLYFKDGKKEIFMQQRFADEETGYVDGTDGKIEKIKINDVDAILMDNRNIDWEYNGVIYGISGRGEVTKSELIKIAESIK
- a CDS encoding sigma-70 family RNA polymerase sigma factor, with the translated sequence MHQATLFNNLNKEKVLDVQGHVKQEDFTYIFEVYYKRVYNYIYYRVNCHYTAEDLTSKVFEKIIIKKHTYSDKKSPFEVWVFAIARNAINDYFRSIKKHNLFSIDAIKELVSRKKTPEDIMVGLDTKDELLEALNTLDERDRNIVALKFGAELKNKEIADILHITESNVGVIIYRSMKKLKKEIEREG
- a CDS encoding BlaI/MecI/CopY family transcriptional regulator → MSNNFQISESELEVMKLLWESSPLSANEIISSLSDRMNWSHQTIKTFINRLLNKQVISFEKSGRSYLYYPLVSYDQYVKSENKSFLEKVYNGAVSMLFSKFLEDEKLSEKEIERLQKILEEKKSELEE